A window from Setaria italica strain Yugu1 chromosome VIII, Setaria_italica_v2.0, whole genome shotgun sequence encodes these proteins:
- the LOC105914939 gene encoding serine/arginine repetitive matrix protein 1-like encodes MPSGCQIFPRNRLRRSPERRRPQHPPLKRCHFAYRAALPRLFRRLRLDADASPTPPRHPPDHPSPLLLPDAAALPECRQRSRPPLLPRPPLLHRASLLPARDVMPCRCSSSSHASSSTAGVPNVPEASAPSPALPEASASPLPLALLEPAPPPADTKPR; translated from the coding sequence ATGCCGTCAGGCTGCCAAATTTTCCCGCGGAACCGCCTCCGCCGATcaccagagcgccgccgcccgcagcaCCCCccgctcaagcgctgccacttCGCCTACCGAGCGGCGCTGCCTCGCCTCTTCCGGCGCCTCCGCCTCGATGCCGATGCCTCCCCGACGCCTCCCCGACACCCACCGGACCACCCAtcgccgctgctcctccccgATGCTGCTGCCCTCCCGGAATGCCGCCAACGCTCACGCCCACCTCTCCTCCCCCGGCCACCGCTCCTCCACCGTGCAtccctcctccccgcgcgcGACGTCATGCCgtgccgctgctcctcctcgaGCCACGCCTCCTCCTCGACCGCTGGCGTGCCAAACGTCCCTGAGGCCTCCGCGCCGTCGCCAGCCCTCCCCGAGGCCTccgcgtcgccgctgccgctagCTCTCCTCGAGCCCGCACCACCGCCGGCAGACACTAAGCCTCGGTGA